One segment of Solanum lycopersicum chromosome 1, SLM_r2.1 DNA contains the following:
- the LOC101263844 gene encoding UTP--glucose-1-phosphate uridylyltransferase isoform X1, producing MTIHSVVIQKLLSTNAHLGRRVAEHHFKIYSVGSRNGMTIIDSEKQLICLRNACSFIGELVRQRARFIFVNTNTLFDEIIDQMTQTIGCRNDTSWRLGGFLTNSSSPRKFRGRNKKLNLTAIQPPDCVVIFDTDRKSSVIQEAAKLQIPIVGLVDSSMPLDIYKKITYPVPAKDSVQFVYLFCNLITKTFLNEQRRLNAAMGASAIAKPEIREEVEQLDKIKTVGKDKIYVLPYERLEPASEDATETKQLLDKLVVLKLNGNLGSDMGFSGPKSALEVCNGLTCLDLVVNHIESINSKYGCNIPLLMMNTPSTHDGIMKVLEKHPNKNIHTFTQSQRQQENIEDMLESRTLNKSSAQEKLYPSNLLDVFLSLNSSGKLEPLISQGKEYFLLLQSENLAEVVDPKILNHLIKNSIEHCVEVMPTTSETEETSLPPQEGRIQSKSHVKSINTMWMSMSCIERLLQRSDLGFTSSKFFDRAFAIDTPWSRYLPVERTSDLLILQSDLYTSVEGTLVRNAARANPKDPSIELGPEFGNADDFRSRFKSIPNIIELDSLKVTGDVWFGTGTTLKGKVSIAARPGMKIVIPDGMELKNRIITSQSDIGGPSSL from the exons ATGACAATCCATTCAGTAGTAATCCAAAAGCTCCTAAGCACCAACGCTCACTTGGGTCGCCGTGTGGCGGAACACCACTTCAAAATCTACTCAGTAGGCTCCCGGAATGGAATGACAATCATAGATTCTGAAAAGCAATTGATCTGCCTCCGAAACGCCTGTTCTTTCATTGGGGAACTCGTTCGACAAAGAGCACGCTTCATTTTCGTCAATACCAACACCCTTTTCGATGAAATTATTGATCAGATGACGCAAACGATTGGGTGTAGGAATGATACTTCTTGGCGTCTTGGAGGCTTTTTGACAAACAGTTCGAGTCCGAGAAAGTTTCGAGGAAGGAATAAGAAGTTGAACCTTACGGCTATACAGCCACCTGATTGTGTGGTTATCTTTGATACGGATAGGAAGTCTTCTGTGATTCAAGAGGCTGCTAAGTTGCAAATTCCGATTGTGGGTCTTGTTGATTCGAGTATGCCGTTGGATATTTACAAGAAAATTACTTATCCTGTGCCTGCCAAGGATTCCGTGCAATTTGTGTATTTGTTTTGTAATTTGATTACAAAGACTTTCCTTAACGAGCAGAGAAGGTTGAATGCTGCCATGGGAGCTTCTGCAATTGCAAAGCCTGAAATTAG AGAGGAAGTTGAACAACTTGACAAGATCAAGACAGTTGGCAAGGATAAAATTTATGTTCTGCCTTATGAAAGATTAGAACCTGCTTCTGAGG ATGCTACGGAGACTAAGCAGCTACTGGACAAACTTGTCGTGTTAAAGTTAAATGGTAATTTGGGATCAGATATGGGTTTCAGTGGACCAAA ATCTGCACTTGAAGTATGTAACGGGTTAACTTGTCTAGATTTGGTCGTCAATCATATTGAG TCCATTAACTCAAAATATGGTTGCAATATTCCATTGCTGATGATGAATACTCCTAGTACACATGATGGCATCATGAAG GTTTTGGAGAAGCACCCAAATAAAAATATCCACACTTTCACTCAG AGCCAACGTcaacaagaaaatattgaagatATGTTAGAGTCGCGGACCCTCAATAAATCAAGCGCACAGGAAAAGTT ATATCCATCCAACCTGCTGGATGTTTTCCTTTCTTTGAACAGCAGTGGGAAGCTTGAACCACTAATTTCACAG GGTAAGGAGTATTTCCTACTGCTGCAGTCAGAAAACCTTGCTGAAGTTGTTGACCCAA AAATTCTGAATCATTTGATTAAAAACAGCATAGAACATTGCGTCGAG GTAATGCCTACCACCTCAGAAACGGAAGAGACAAGTCTTCCGCCTCAGGAAGGAAGGATTCAG TCAAAGTCGCATGTCAAATCAATCAATACAAT GTGGATGAGTATGAGCTGCATTGAGAGGCTACTACAAAGAAGTGATCTAGGTTTTACCAGTTCTAAG TTTTTCGATCGAGCATTTGCTATTGATACTCCATGGTCAAGATACCTTCCAGTTGAGAGAACATCAGATTTGCTCATTTTGCAG TCAGATCTCTACACCTCAGTTGAAGGCACTCTTGTGAGAAATGCAGCAAGAGCAAATCCCAAGGATCCTTCTATTGAGCTAGGACCTGAGTTTGGAAAT GCTGATGATTTCCGTAGTCGTTTCAAGTCAATTCCAAACATTATAGAACTTGACAGCTTGAAGGTGACAGGGGATGTGTGGTTTGGAACTGGCACAACTCTAAAG ggGAAAGTCAGTATTGCTGCAAGACCAGGCATGAAAATAGTTATTCCTGATGGAATGGAGCTTAAAAATAGG ATCATCACCAGCCAGTCAGACATTGGAGGACCGAGTTCCTTGTAG